A region from the Halarsenatibacter silvermanii genome encodes:
- a CDS encoding hydantoinase/oxoprolinase family protein: MILAIDVGGTHADGVLLFENQGNCRLQVGRKEKKAVGKNGLRYTVTELLKELLENIDFENSDSQLKRVVISTTLPTNLLAQKTVKNVGLMLIPGPGAAPERSFYGDENIVLEGFIDHRGKEVKKLSQQQVVNAAEKFKASEIKNIAIAGKFSCRNPRQEQQARDWLQCSSKFNFDSIIPGHLSAPVLNFPRRAATSCCSAAIAAEQRHFSEEVEKIVRERAGEMTEIKFLKSDGGTMSKEQLKREPVKAVNSGPAASIMGIRASMSDDYSSRTFVTLDIGGTTTDIGLFVEGEPVFEKKGIEVNNMSTSIKGLFSRSVPLGGDSCIKIKKGEIKIGPERTGPPAALGGDSLTPIDALVFLYQKKESPFISEAESKMNIQIGENAFEMKDWDIERSRKALQRAAENLAPAVLARAGDEFVLVESAVRDSEDKAALLIIDKFTAGISRRINDILKELAEKPVYTVKELLKDVKIEPELILGMGGPARDFLPLVAEKINLEYQLVPHAEVANAIGAGCTRPTRKINVRVDTRRGEYVIPELGENGKLEGNISENWPERKAKEVLREVYPRKNPEIEITRKESFPTVSGFRTTGNITEITAQVKPDIIGKIVDSGADGNA; this comes from the coding sequence ATGATTCTGGCAATAGATGTTGGGGGTACACACGCTGATGGAGTGCTTCTTTTTGAAAACCAGGGAAATTGTCGGCTGCAGGTTGGCAGAAAAGAGAAAAAAGCTGTCGGCAAAAATGGTTTGAGATATACGGTGACTGAACTTTTAAAAGAACTTCTAGAGAATATCGATTTTGAAAATAGTGATAGCCAGCTCAAAAGGGTGGTGATAAGCACGACATTGCCCACCAATTTACTGGCTCAGAAAACGGTTAAAAATGTTGGGTTGATGTTGATCCCGGGTCCTGGAGCTGCTCCTGAGAGAAGTTTTTATGGAGATGAAAATATAGTTCTGGAAGGTTTTATCGATCACAGGGGGAAAGAGGTTAAAAAACTCTCTCAGCAACAGGTGGTCAATGCCGCTGAAAAGTTTAAAGCCTCAGAGATAAAAAACATAGCTATTGCCGGAAAATTTTCCTGTCGTAATCCCCGGCAGGAGCAGCAGGCCAGAGATTGGCTGCAGTGTTCCTCGAAATTCAACTTCGATAGCATCATTCCCGGTCATCTTTCCGCTCCGGTTTTGAACTTCCCCCGCAGAGCGGCTACTTCCTGCTGCAGTGCCGCCATAGCTGCCGAACAACGCCATTTTTCCGAAGAAGTAGAAAAAATAGTTCGTGAAAGGGCAGGAGAGATGACTGAGATTAAATTTCTTAAAAGCGATGGTGGAACGATGAGCAAAGAACAGCTGAAAAGAGAACCCGTGAAAGCTGTAAATTCTGGTCCCGCAGCCAGTATAATGGGTATCAGGGCTTCTATGAGCGATGATTACAGCAGCAGAACATTTGTTACTCTCGATATAGGAGGAACTACTACAGATATCGGCCTTTTTGTGGAAGGGGAGCCTGTTTTTGAAAAAAAGGGCATTGAAGTGAATAATATGTCCACCTCTATAAAGGGACTTTTTTCTCGTTCGGTGCCTCTGGGAGGGGACAGTTGTATAAAAATAAAAAAGGGTGAAATCAAGATTGGGCCGGAAAGAACTGGTCCTCCTGCAGCCCTGGGAGGAGATTCTTTAACCCCCATCGATGCCCTCGTTTTTCTTTACCAAAAAAAGGAAAGCCCATTCATATCTGAAGCTGAGTCAAAAATGAACATCCAGATTGGTGAAAATGCTTTTGAAATGAAAGACTGGGATATAGAGCGATCCAGAAAAGCTCTACAAAGAGCTGCAGAAAACCTGGCTCCGGCCGTTCTGGCCCGGGCAGGGGATGAGTTCGTCCTTGTTGAAAGCGCCGTCAGAGATTCGGAAGATAAAGCTGCTCTGCTGATAATTGATAAATTTACAGCAGGAATTTCCAGAAGAATAAATGATATCTTGAAAGAACTGGCCGAAAAACCCGTTTACACGGTCAAAGAACTGCTGAAAGATGTAAAAATTGAACCTGAACTTATTCTAGGGATGGGAGGTCCCGCTCGGGACTTTTTACCTCTGGTAGCTGAAAAGATAAATCTTGAATATCAGCTGGTTCCCCATGCCGAAGTTGCCAATGCCATCGGGGCAGGCTGTACACGTCCTACCAGAAAAATAAATGTTAGAGTAGATACCAGAAGGGGGGAATATGTTATCCCGGAGCTGGGCGAGAATGGAAAGCTGGAGGGAAATATAAGTGAAAATTGGCCCGAAAGGAAAGCCAAAGAGGTCCTGAGGGAGGTATATCCCAGGAAGAACCCGGAAATAGAGATCACAAGAAAGGAGAGCTTCCCCACCGTGTCAGGGTTTCGCACCACCGGAAATATAACTGAAATAACTGCTCAGGTAAAGCCGGATATAATCGGGAAAATTGTTGATTCAGGAGCTGATGGAAATGCGTGA
- a CDS encoding histone deacetylase family protein, translating into MREESFKQAENKLGLIFFPAFDWEIAPAHPERRERLLYTRDQIFEEGILDDPAINEYNPEIASRNQVESTHICAPSCEDIVSRPHLISAGGAIRAARLVEEKTVERAFALIRPPGHHAFRVVHGARGFCTVNNEAIMVDELLRDHPDLKIAFVDTDAHHADGTQEIFYHNPQVLHISIHQDGRTLFPGSGFAREAGGPGAYGRTLNVPLPPGTGDKNILFVLENLVKPILEEFNPDLIINAAGQDNHFSDPITNMNVTARGYGRINEIIEPDLAVLQGGYAIESALPYVNLSVILAMAGLDYSRVKEPELNSSNIGGEGEISDKVKKKVNVLQDIWQSRRDIIMGDEFQLKDDHYYREKNLHYDTDNIRERQEERVKACSRCSGFIDIKSQAKSSFPSRQIRALILPHDCCNECKMEARERWLKIKEQETAEYDFIAWQDKARGEYKTTS; encoded by the coding sequence ATGCGTGAAGAAAGCTTTAAGCAGGCCGAAAACAAGCTGGGATTGATATTTTTTCCCGCCTTTGACTGGGAGATAGCACCGGCTCATCCGGAGCGCCGGGAAAGATTGCTTTATACCAGAGATCAGATATTCGAAGAAGGAATTCTGGATGACCCGGCTATAAATGAGTATAATCCTGAAATAGCCAGCAGAAATCAGGTGGAATCCACCCATATTTGTGCTCCTTCCTGTGAAGATATAGTATCTCGTCCTCATCTGATCTCGGCCGGGGGAGCTATCAGGGCTGCCCGGCTGGTAGAGGAAAAAACAGTGGAAAGGGCTTTTGCTCTGATAAGGCCCCCCGGACATCACGCTTTTAGAGTTGTTCATGGAGCCAGAGGCTTCTGTACTGTGAATAATGAAGCCATAATGGTAGATGAGCTTTTGCGCGATCATCCTGATTTGAAAATAGCTTTTGTCGATACTGATGCTCATCATGCTGATGGTACCCAGGAGATTTTCTATCATAATCCTCAGGTGCTGCATATTTCGATACACCAGGATGGAAGAACTCTCTTTCCCGGCAGCGGTTTTGCCCGGGAGGCCGGCGGTCCCGGGGCTTATGGCCGGACTCTGAATGTTCCGCTGCCCCCGGGAACAGGAGATAAAAATATTCTATTTGTGCTCGAAAATCTGGTCAAACCGATTCTGGAAGAGTTCAATCCCGATCTGATAATAAATGCTGCCGGCCAGGACAATCATTTTTCGGACCCGATAACGAATATGAACGTGACTGCCCGCGGTTATGGAAGAATAAATGAAATTATAGAACCGGATCTGGCCGTGTTGCAGGGGGGATATGCTATAGAAAGTGCTCTACCCTATGTAAATCTTTCGGTTATACTGGCCATGGCCGGACTCGATTACAGCAGGGTGAAAGAACCGGAATTGAATTCCAGCAATATCGGTGGAGAAGGTGAAATTTCCGATAAAGTAAAAAAGAAAGTAAATGTTTTACAGGATATATGGCAGAGCCGGAGAGATATTATCATGGGCGATGAGTTTCAGCTGAAAGATGATCACTACTATCGGGAAAAAAATCTGCATTATGACACGGATAATATAAGAGAAAGACAGGAGGAGAGAGTCAAAGCCTGCAGCAGATGTTCAGGATTTATAGATATAAAATCGCAGGCAAAAAGCAGTTTCCCTTCCCGCCAGATCAGAGCACTAATTCTGCCTCACGACTGCTGCAATGAGTGCAAAATGGAGGCCCGGGAAAGATGGTTGAAAATCAAAGAACAGGAAACTGCTGAGTACGATTTCATAGCCTGGCAGGATAAAGCCAGGGGAGAGTATAAAACCACCAGCTGA
- a CDS encoding 2Fe-2S iron-sulfur cluster-binding protein: MPEEANKVTIKIDGEAVTAESGRNLLQVARENGFDIPGVCYHPKLSPTASCRVCVVKIDGSEWPEPACTTKVEEGMEVIAFDEELEEHRRELVDLMLSEHNCTCITCDSAGDCAVQDLAFRYDLINLSSERFREIYSNVTSKYQNFPIGSEKSEAISAHELGTNEYTGEPEDCIRCGYCIEVCPVNIYPVLIMEASEIYTQPGSLEDLYPEDCIGCGLCSYVCPGQIRIPSYFPEKENVE; this comes from the coding sequence ATGCCGGAAGAAGCCAATAAAGTTACTATAAAAATTGATGGAGAGGCAGTAACTGCGGAAAGCGGGAGAAATTTATTGCAGGTTGCCCGGGAAAACGGCTTTGACATTCCGGGTGTATGTTATCATCCTAAGTTATCCCCAACTGCTTCCTGCAGAGTCTGCGTGGTTAAGATTGATGGCAGTGAATGGCCTGAACCTGCCTGTACCACCAAAGTGGAAGAGGGTATGGAGGTAATCGCTTTCGATGAAGAACTGGAAGAGCATCGCAGGGAATTAGTGGATTTAATGCTCAGTGAGCATAATTGTACCTGTATCACCTGTGATTCAGCCGGAGATTGTGCAGTTCAGGATTTAGCTTTTAGGTATGATCTTATTAACTTAAGTTCTGAAAGATTTAGAGAAATTTATTCCAATGTGACTTCTAAATATCAGAACTTCCCCATTGGAAGTGAGAAATCCGAAGCAATTAGCGCCCATGAGCTGGGAACAAATGAATACACAGGTGAGCCTGAGGATTGTATAAGATGTGGATACTGCATAGAGGTCTGCCCTGTGAATATTTATCCAGTACTAATTATGGAAGCTTCTGAAATTTACACTCAACCGGGAAGTCTTGAAGATTTATATCCTGAAGATTGTATAGGCTGTGGACTTTGTTCCTATGTCTGTCCAGGGCAGATCAGAATTCCTTCCTACTTTCCCGAAAAAGAGAATGTGGAGTGA
- a CDS encoding radical SAM protein yields the protein MSLQQAYKSGKLRNKVKKAYREFRNCRLCPQKCSVNRLADEIGSCGIGKFPIVSGAAPHRGEEPPLSGSSGSGTIFFSGCSLNCVYCQNYDISQKLRGNTFTIPELARTMLRLENKGCHNINLVTPSHVIYPILAALYLAAGEGLDLPVVYNSSGYDSLKALELMDGVVDIYMPDFKYGSDEAGKRYSQIEEYYSKASKAIEEMYRQVGKLTVDEKGIATSGLLIRHLVLPEGAAETKNIMEFIAKKLSADNYVNIMRQYYPSYQAGNFPELAKRPDGEDFRRAHRSARDSGIDPGTLPESI from the coding sequence ATGTCATTACAGCAGGCATATAAGTCCGGAAAATTGCGCAATAAGGTAAAAAAAGCCTACAGAGAATTTAGAAACTGCAGACTCTGTCCGCAAAAATGCAGTGTCAACCGGCTGGCAGATGAGATAGGAAGCTGTGGAATCGGCAAATTCCCGATAGTTTCAGGGGCAGCTCCTCATCGCGGAGAAGAGCCGCCTCTGAGCGGCAGCAGTGGATCCGGAACTATATTCTTCTCGGGTTGCAGCCTTAACTGCGTCTACTGTCAGAATTATGATATCAGCCAAAAATTGCGAGGAAATACCTTCACCATCCCGGAACTGGCCCGCACGATGTTGAGATTGGAAAATAAAGGCTGTCATAACATCAATCTGGTAACCCCCAGCCATGTGATTTACCCTATACTGGCTGCCCTGTATCTGGCTGCAGGTGAAGGGCTGGATCTTCCTGTAGTTTATAATTCATCGGGCTATGACAGTTTAAAAGCTCTTGAATTGATGGATGGTGTGGTCGATATATATATGCCCGATTTTAAATATGGCAGCGATGAAGCTGGCAAAAGATACTCGCAGATTGAGGAATATTACTCTAAAGCTTCGAAAGCAATTGAAGAGATGTACAGACAGGTGGGAAAACTCACCGTCGACGAAAAAGGAATTGCCACCTCCGGACTTTTGATTAGACATCTTGTTCTGCCCGAAGGGGCAGCTGAAACTAAAAATATAATGGAATTTATAGCCAAAAAGCTTTCAGCCGACAACTACGTCAATATTATGAGACAGTATTATCCTTCCTATCAGGCCGGAAATTTTCCTGAGCTGGCTAAAAGACCCGATGGAGAAGATTTTCGCAGAGCTCACCGGTCAGCCAGAGATAGCGGTATAGATCCCGGTACCCTTCCTGAAAGTATCTGA
- a CDS encoding nicotinate phosphoribosyltransferase, translating to MRNNTLLTDLYQLTMAQGYFEKEKCEEAVFDLFYRRNPCGHGYSIFAGLNQVIEFIENINYSEEDLEYLAEQGFNKGFLDYLRDFEFEGDITAVPEGSVVFPHEPLIKVKAPVLQAQLLETSLLNIVNHQSLIATKAARIATAAKDRSVLEFGLRRSHGPDAGYYGARAAVIGGCEGTSNVLAGKDFGVKISGTHAHSWVMTFDTELEAFRTYARNFPNSCILLVDTYDTLESGVPNAIKVFEELQEKGIDPDLYGIRLDSGDLAYLSKEARKMLDEAGFEDAVIAASSSLDEEIITSLDMQDDEIDVFGVGTKLITSSSCPAFGAVYKLSSYAGRPKIKISDNVEKITNPGDKNLLRIYENKDRKIIADMMTLQEESFSEKEELELFDPRDTWKTTSLASESYKIRRMHEQIYSRGEMVYDLPEVKEIKEYCQSEKETLWEEYKRLINPHIMKVNLSHNLYNLKQKLLQKNGVKA from the coding sequence ATGAGGAATAATACTCTGTTAACCGATCTTTATCAATTGACGATGGCCCAGGGTTATTTTGAAAAGGAAAAATGTGAAGAAGCTGTTTTTGATCTTTTTTATCGCCGCAATCCCTGTGGACATGGTTATTCTATCTTTGCCGGTTTGAATCAGGTCATAGAATTTATAGAAAATATTAATTATAGTGAAGAAGATCTAGAATATCTGGCCGAGCAGGGCTTTAATAAGGGTTTTTTGGATTATTTGCGCGATTTTGAATTTGAAGGAGACATAACAGCTGTCCCGGAGGGAAGTGTGGTTTTTCCTCATGAACCGCTGATAAAGGTAAAGGCCCCTGTACTCCAGGCCCAGCTTTTGGAGACTTCCCTTCTGAATATTGTCAATCATCAATCCCTGATAGCAACTAAAGCTGCCAGAATTGCTACGGCTGCCAAAGATAGGTCAGTGCTTGAATTTGGCTTGAGAAGGTCTCATGGCCCGGATGCAGGTTATTATGGGGCGAGAGCTGCTGTTATCGGCGGCTGTGAAGGGACTTCCAATGTGCTTGCGGGTAAGGATTTTGGTGTGAAAATTAGCGGTACTCACGCTCACAGTTGGGTAATGACTTTTGATACTGAGCTGGAAGCTTTTCGAACTTATGCCCGCAATTTTCCTAACAGCTGTATCCTTTTAGTCGACACCTATGACACACTGGAATCGGGAGTACCTAATGCAATAAAAGTTTTTGAGGAACTGCAGGAAAAGGGAATAGACCCAGATCTTTATGGTATAAGATTGGACAGCGGAGACCTGGCCTATCTCTCCAAAGAGGCCAGGAAAATGCTCGATGAAGCCGGTTTCGAGGACGCAGTCATTGCTGCTTCCAGTTCGCTGGACGAAGAAATTATTACCTCTCTTGATATGCAGGATGATGAAATTGATGTTTTTGGTGTGGGCACAAAACTCATTACCTCCTCGAGTTGCCCTGCTTTTGGAGCTGTGTATAAATTGAGCTCTTATGCCGGGAGGCCCAAAATAAAAATTTCTGATAATGTTGAAAAAATCACCAATCCCGGAGACAAAAATCTGCTGAGGATATATGAAAATAAAGATAGGAAGATCATTGCAGATATGATGACTCTGCAGGAAGAGAGTTTTTCAGAAAAGGAAGAGCTAGAATTGTTTGATCCCCGCGACACCTGGAAAACAACATCTCTGGCTTCCGAAAGTTATAAAATCCGAAGAATGCATGAGCAGATTTACAGCAGGGGAGAAATGGTTTATGATCTACCCGAGGTAAAAGAGATCAAAGAGTACTGCCAGTCAGAAAAAGAAACTCTCTGGGAGGAATATAAACGTTTGATTAATCCTCATATCATGAAAGTTAATTTATCCCATAATCTATATAATTTGAAGCAAAAACTGCTGCAAAAAAATGGGGTAAAGGCGTGA
- a CDS encoding NADH-ubiquinone oxidoreductase-F iron-sulfur binding region domain-containing protein: protein MPKITSPEDLKRMQEEAQEEKDKIQSFITICGGTGCQGSGCQKVIDALKEEIEKRDMGNRVGLKVTGCQGFCEQGPLMVIRPEGNFYCKVEPEDVEEIFDKTILEGEAVERLEYEDPLSEEKIVDFNEIPFYKHQKRLVFKNNGIIEPTSIGDYFAVDGYTALSDVLYNWSSEEVIEEAIESKLRGRGGGGFPAGKKWKYCRQEEAEPKYLVCNCDEGDPGAYMDRSIMEGNPHLVIEGMAIAAFAVGIEKGVIYIRAEYPMAVDHTKKAIKQAEEYGLLGEDIMGSGFNFNLEVMEGAGAFVAGESTALMHSIEGKRPMPRQTPPRSVKQGLYKKPTVMNNVETFANVPLIMKNGAEWFNNIGTEESKGTKIFSLVGKVNNTGLIEVPMGVTLREIVFDIGGGIPGGNEVKAVQTGGPSGGCIPEDLFDLSVDFEELSEAGSMMGSGGMVVMDENTCMVDVAKFFLDFLQDESCGKCMPCRSGIPQMLKILEKISEGNGTEKDMIQLEKLAETIKKTALCGLGDSAPNPVLSTIEYFEDEYEAHIHDKACPAGVCQELIYYHVIPEECKSCDRCRQACPVDAIEGEPGEDPYVIYDEPCIRCGNCIDECPFDAIEVIPGQKEKVEA from the coding sequence ATGCCCAAAATAACTTCTCCCGAAGACTTAAAAAGAATGCAGGAAGAAGCCCAGGAAGAAAAAGACAAAATACAGAGTTTTATAACAATTTGTGGTGGTACTGGATGTCAGGGATCAGGCTGCCAGAAGGTTATAGATGCTTTGAAAGAAGAGATTGAAAAAAGAGATATGGGCAATCGTGTGGGACTCAAAGTTACCGGCTGTCAGGGCTTCTGCGAGCAGGGCCCGCTGATGGTAATCCGTCCGGAAGGAAATTTTTACTGTAAAGTTGAGCCGGAAGATGTAGAGGAGATTTTCGATAAAACTATACTGGAAGGTGAAGCTGTTGAAAGGCTGGAGTATGAGGATCCCCTTTCCGAAGAAAAAATAGTTGATTTCAATGAAATACCCTTTTATAAACATCAAAAGAGATTGGTATTTAAAAACAATGGGATAATTGAACCAACTTCTATAGGAGATTACTTTGCTGTAGATGGCTATACCGCTCTGTCTGATGTTCTTTATAACTGGTCTTCCGAGGAAGTCATAGAGGAAGCAATAGAATCGAAGCTGCGGGGAAGAGGTGGTGGTGGATTTCCCGCCGGGAAGAAATGGAAATACTGCAGACAGGAAGAAGCCGAACCTAAATATCTAGTCTGCAACTGTGACGAGGGAGACCCAGGAGCTTATATGGACCGCAGTATTATGGAGGGGAACCCTCATCTTGTTATTGAAGGAATGGCTATAGCTGCCTTTGCTGTAGGTATCGAAAAAGGTGTCATATATATCAGGGCTGAATATCCCATGGCTGTCGATCACACCAAAAAAGCTATCAAACAGGCTGAAGAATATGGTCTGCTCGGTGAAGACATTATGGGATCTGGTTTTAATTTCAACCTGGAGGTGATGGAAGGGGCAGGCGCATTTGTAGCTGGCGAATCAACAGCTCTGATGCATTCAATTGAAGGCAAAAGACCTATGCCTCGCCAGACTCCCCCCAGATCAGTCAAGCAGGGGCTTTATAAAAAGCCCACAGTTATGAACAATGTGGAGACTTTTGCCAATGTTCCTCTGATAATGAAAAATGGAGCTGAATGGTTTAATAATATAGGCACTGAAGAGAGTAAGGGAACAAAAATCTTCTCTCTTGTTGGCAAAGTCAATAATACCGGGCTTATCGAAGTTCCCATGGGTGTTACTTTAAGAGAAATAGTGTTTGATATCGGTGGCGGCATACCTGGTGGCAATGAGGTGAAAGCCGTTCAAACAGGTGGGCCCTCAGGAGGATGTATACCCGAAGACTTATTTGATCTCTCGGTTGATTTTGAAGAATTATCCGAAGCGGGATCGATGATGGGTTCAGGTGGTATGGTTGTTATGGACGAAAACACCTGTATGGTGGACGTAGCTAAATTCTTCCTGGACTTTTTACAGGATGAATCCTGTGGCAAATGTATGCCCTGCCGGAGTGGAATACCTCAAATGTTAAAAATTCTGGAGAAAATATCAGAAGGAAATGGAACAGAGAAAGATATGATACAGCTGGAAAAACTGGCTGAAACCATCAAAAAGACTGCTTTATGTGGACTGGGAGATTCAGCACCTAATCCGGTACTATCCACAATAGAGTATTTTGAAGATGAATATGAAGCACATATACACGATAAAGCTTGTCCGGCCGGTGTCTGTCAGGAGCTCATCTATTACCATGTAATACCGGAAGAATGCAAATCCTGTGATCGCTGCCGGCAGGCCTGTCCAGTAGATGCTATAGAAGGAGAGCCGGGTGAAGATCCTTATGTCATCTATGATGAACCATGTATCCGCTGTGGTAATTGTATAGACGAGTGTCCTTTTGACGCTATTGAAGTAATTCCAGGTCAAAAAGAAAAGGTGGAAGCATAA
- the prxU gene encoding thioredoxin-dependent peroxiredoxin (Most members of this family contain a selenocysteine.) — MPKVGKPAPEFTTMSYQNGDFEEVSLSDYEGQWKIVFFYPGDFTFVUPTEMAAVAARYEELTDLNTEVLSVSVDSHFTHKVWDEEELTKFVDGGIPFPMLADPGGDIGRAYNVYDEDMKVNLRGRFLIDPEGILQASEVLNEPVGRNVDEIIRQVEAFQENAETDEATPEGWTPGDSTLEPGPSLVGRVHEEWGKEE, encoded by the coding sequence ATGCCTAAAGTTGGCAAACCGGCTCCCGAATTTACGACAATGTCCTATCAGAATGGCGATTTTGAAGAGGTTTCGCTTTCCGACTATGAAGGGCAGTGGAAAATAGTATTTTTCTATCCGGGCGATTTTACTTTTGTCTGACCTACTGAAATGGCAGCAGTTGCTGCCAGATATGAAGAATTGACTGATTTGAACACGGAAGTACTTTCCGTCAGCGTTGATAGTCATTTTACTCATAAGGTCTGGGATGAAGAGGAACTCACTAAATTTGTAGATGGCGGCATACCATTTCCGATGCTTGCTGATCCTGGCGGAGATATAGGTAGAGCCTATAACGTTTATGATGAAGACATGAAAGTAAATCTTCGCGGCAGATTTCTGATAGACCCAGAGGGAATTTTACAGGCTTCCGAAGTATTGAATGAACCTGTGGGCAGAAATGTTGATGAGATAATCAGACAGGTGGAAGCTTTCCAGGAAAATGCTGAAACTGATGAGGCAACACCTGAAGGCTGGACTCCCGGAGATTCCACCCTGGAACCGGGTCCATCTCTGGTTGGAAGAGTACATGAAGAATGGGGCAAAGAAGAATAA
- a CDS encoding FMN-binding protein, which translates to MNMNKENLYSSVLFIALLVLALIMAYGIEDYRIAGPPEEPEVEEEVVVEPDEPVEDAEIYTGSAEGFGGELVVEVSLEEDEIVGIEVIEHQETDDYFADAVPEVPERIIKAQSTDVDAVSGATETSEAVKAAVDAALAEAEIDEEVEAEVYTGSAEGYGGELVVEVSAENDTITAVEIVEHQETESFFEDAVPEMPDRILEAQSTEVDAVSGATETSEAIMAAVDEALAGIDTEPEEEPELDEGEIYEGTAEGYGGELTVEVTVDEDEILDVVVVEHVETEDLAEPALEEVPESIVASQSIDVDAVSGVTVTSEAIMAAAEEALIEAGVIDEDPEVEEEVDAEIYTGSAEGFGGELVVEVSLEEDEIVGIEVIEHQETDDYFADAVPEVPERIMEAQSTDVDAVSGATETSEAVKAAVDAALAEAEIDEVAGEIYQGTAEGYGGELQLEVEVKEGEILDVRIIEHEEHEETADYTLEELPERIVAAQSHDVDGISGVTVTSEAIMAAAEEALNEAGLIDEDPEVEEEVDAETYTGSAEGYGGELVLEVSLENDEIIGIEIIDHLETENFFEDAVPEMPERIIEAQSTEVDTVSGATETSEAIISAVEEALEAVAE; encoded by the coding sequence ATGAATATGAATAAAGAAAATCTGTATTCCAGCGTTCTCTTTATAGCTCTGCTGGTTTTAGCTCTTATCATGGCTTATGGCATTGAAGATTATAGGATTGCCGGACCGCCGGAAGAACCGGAGGTTGAAGAGGAAGTCGTCGTCGAACCCGACGAGCCTGTAGAAGATGCCGAGATTTACACCGGCAGTGCTGAAGGATTTGGAGGAGAATTAGTGGTAGAAGTCAGCCTGGAGGAAGATGAGATTGTCGGTATAGAGGTTATCGAGCATCAGGAGACCGATGATTACTTTGCGGATGCCGTGCCCGAAGTGCCGGAAAGAATAATAAAGGCACAGAGTACCGATGTAGACGCTGTCTCAGGAGCAACAGAGACCAGTGAAGCCGTCAAGGCAGCAGTGGATGCAGCTCTGGCTGAAGCTGAAATAGATGAGGAAGTCGAGGCTGAAGTATATACCGGTTCAGCTGAAGGCTATGGTGGCGAGCTGGTTGTCGAAGTCAGCGCAGAAAATGACACAATTACCGCAGTGGAAATCGTAGAACATCAGGAGACGGAATCTTTCTTTGAAGATGCGGTTCCTGAAATGCCCGATAGGATTTTAGAGGCGCAGAGCACCGAAGTTGATGCGGTTTCCGGAGCCACCGAAACCAGTGAAGCCATAATGGCTGCAGTGGATGAAGCGCTGGCCGGGATTGATACTGAACCGGAAGAGGAACCGGAACTCGATGAAGGAGAGATTTACGAGGGGACTGCCGAGGGATATGGCGGTGAACTGACTGTCGAAGTTACAGTCGATGAAGATGAAATCCTCGACGTCGTTGTGGTAGAACATGTAGAGACGGAAGATCTTGCCGAACCTGCTCTGGAAGAAGTTCCAGAAAGTATAGTAGCCTCACAAAGCATTGATGTCGATGCGGTGAGCGGGGTTACCGTAACCAGCGAAGCAATCATGGCCGCTGCTGAAGAGGCTTTAATCGAGGCAGGTGTAATAGATGAGGATCCGGAGGTTGAAGAAGAGGTCGATGCCGAGATTTACACCGGCAGTGCTGAAGGATTTGGAGGAGAATTAGTGGTGGAAGTCAGCCTGGAGGAAGATGAGATTGTCGGTATAGAGGTTATCGAGCATCAGGAGACCGATGATTACTTTGCGGATGCCGTGCCCGAAGTGCCGGAAAGAATAATGGAGGCACAGAGTACCGACGTAGACGCTGTCTCAGGAGCAACAGAGACCAGTGAAGCCGTCAAGGCAGCAGTGGATGCAGCTCTGGCTGAAGCTGAAATAGATGAGGTCGCAGGTGAAATTTATCAAGGAACTGCTGAGGGATACGGTGGAGAACTGCAGCTGGAAGTTGAGGTAAAAGAGGGTGAGATTCTCGATGTTAGGATTATAGAACACGAAGAACACGAAGAGACAGCCGATTATACCCTGGAAGAGCTGCCTGAACGAATTGTAGCCGCTCAAAGTCACGATGTTGATGGGATCAGCGGAGTTACCGTAACCAGCGAAGCAATCATGGCTGCTGCTGAAGAGGCTTTAAACGAGGCAGGTTTAATAGATGAGGATCCGGAGGTTGAAGAAGAGGTCGATGCTGAGACTTACACCGGTTCAGCTGAAGGCTATGGTGGCGAGCTGGTTCTCGAGGTTAGTCTGGAGAATGATGAGATTATCGGCATAGAAATAATTGATCATCTGGAGACAGAAAACTTCTTTGAAGATGCAGTACCGGAAATGCCCGAGAGGATTATAGAGGCGCAGAGCACGGAAGTTGATACGGTTTCTGGCGCCACCGAAACCAGTGAAGCAATAATTTCGGCAGTTGAAGAGGCTCTGGAGGCTGTCGCTGAGTAA